One genomic window of Melanotaenia boesemani isolate fMelBoe1 chromosome 20, fMelBoe1.pri, whole genome shotgun sequence includes the following:
- the kiz gene encoding LOW QUALITY PROTEIN: centrosomal protein kizuna (The sequence of the model RefSeq protein was modified relative to this genomic sequence to represent the inferred CDS: deleted 1 base in 1 codon): MVTTVNHPSSSPSSSFFLSRLSGSAKRAIMDSLGRTEDKYYEKIKAIQQSMSKREKRRMELERELFAYSRSDIRISQIKCSKLHSYLKEICDREARAKMRNLELQRNVECIEISMKEYSPDHGPLQQQKAEFLKNISRFIEARKKMEPKMEAAKVESMQRQYQEINISHTVKDFTQSPMEIFMEHQTSRGSDAEAGTTSVHSHRALRRSPNRSVHSRERLPSGLLKDFRVGGEDAASKRTHLSDDISGSNDSPDGCNLSDKHERTLRLLPSVHALTGTAGSVAFGSDDEQEASPLVTLTGPEKNPSPSNSGSLRAKNSLAEHTDSQEVAHEPLIMGDEERGLGHLMPETTFGKEAQDMPGKCESISTLSSDVELSESSASDLTISLTQSELEEDLPEDVVPVRNSYRGKDDHKQHSPKSSIHSNGSKLHSESSGSAVTLKSLSLEGFYSLLDSIEGRLHGEQTHVYGDSSVDERQRNRIISLCDDGAGLNEEDLEACGAVVLHELQRLSWNTEKGCLLSQDLVYAHQYNTEPNKISTSLPPNAARLWDRWFKHALVLKEHRVLSTERLVQLFTPLLLKRHATYSQQAKVFLRTLLSRSSEECPSAEDVNDVSSLCRPPSLLPDKDVKPERSIQKPQIQELQSTEEDSQDESPVESGPIRETKAYQLLKQSAMQERLQSSEEEEEKSVFSGINHGHEEDLGRAKCSSHQDPYPRIRTSKAYSALQSKAFWQESDDSDSEIEAALRPPT; the protein is encoded by the exons ATGGTAACCACCGTAAAC CATCCATCttcctccccttcctcctcctttttcttgtCTCGGCTCAGCGGCAGTGCCAAGCGAGCGATAATGGATAGTTTGGGTCGCACCGAGGACAAGTATTACGAAAAAATTAAAGCGATTCAGCAAAGCATGTCTAAAAG GGAAAAACGGAGGATGGAGCTGGAGAGGGAACTGTTTGCTTACTCCAGATCAGATATTAGAAT CTCACAGATAAAGTGTTCCAAACTGCACAGTTATCTCAAAGAAATCTGTGACAGGGAAGCACGAGCGAAAATGAGAAACCTTGAGCTTCAGAGAAATGTGGAGTGCATAGAAATTAGCATGAAGGAATATAGTCCTGACCATGGCCCCCTGCAACAACAAAAG gctgagtttttaaaaaatatttccagGTTTATTgaagcaagaaagaaaatggagcCAAAGATGGAAGCAGCAAAG GTAGAATCTATGCAAAGACAGTACCAGGAGATCAACATCTCTCACACTGTGAAGGATTTTACACAGTCACCAATGGAAATTTTTATGGAACACCAGACCTCCAGAGGGTCTGATGCTGAAGCTGGCACCACAAGTGTACACTCACACCGAGCGTTGCGTCGTTCACCCAATCGCAGTGTGCACTCCCGTGAACGTCTACCAAGTGGCCTTTTGAAGGACTTCAGAGTTGGCGGAGAGGATGCCGCCAGCAAGCGAACACATTTATCAGATGACATTTCAGGCTCAAATGATTCCCCTGACGGCTGTAATTTGAGTGACAAACATGAAAGAACGCTGAGGCTGCTCCCATCTGTTCATGCCTTAACAGGCACAGCTGGCAGTGTGGCTTTTGGAAGTGATGATGAACAGGAAGCTTCACCTCTGGTGACCTTGACGGGGCCTGAGAAGAATCCATCTCCCAGCAACAGTGGCTCATTGAGGGCTAAGAATTCCCTTGCAGAACACACTGACTCCCAAGAGGTAGCTCATGAGCCACTCATAATGGGAGATGAAGAGAGAGGTCTTGGCCATTTGATGCCTGAAACCACTTTTGGAAAAGAAGCTCAAGACATGCCAG GTAAATGTGAGAGTATCAGTACACTGAGTTCTGATGTGGAGTTGTCAGAGAGCAGTGCTAGTGACCTGACAATATCTTTGACTCAATCTGAGCTGGAGGAGGATCTACCAGAGGATGTAGTACCTGTGAGGAATTCTTACAGAGGGAAGGATGATCACAAACAGCACAGTCCTAAATCATCCATCCACTCTAATGGGTCTAAATTACATAGTGAATCCTCAGGATCAGCAGTGACCTTGAAAAG CCTCTCCCTGGAAGGATTCTACAGTCTGCTTGACAGTATCGAAGGACGCCTCCATGGCGAGCAGACCCATGTGTATGGGGATTCTTCAGTTGATGAAAGACAACGCAATAGAATTATCAG CCTTTGTGACGATGGAGCGGGCTTAAATGAGGAGGACCTTGAAGCATGTGGAGCAGTCGTCCTTCATGAGCTTCAGAGGTTGTCGTGGAACACAGAAAAGGGTTGCCTTCTGTCACAGGATCTAGTGTATGCACATCAGTATAACACTGAGCCTAATAAAATAAG CACCAGCCTCCCTCCTAATGCCGCTCGGCTGTGGGATCGCTGGTTCAAGCACGCCCTTGTGCTCAAGGAGCACCGTGTCCTCAGCACTGAGCGCTTGGTCCAACTGTTCACGCCGTTGCTACTGAAGCGTCATGCCACCTACAGCCAGCAG GCCAAAGTGTTTCTGAGGACACTTCTCTCCCGGTCCAGTGAGGAGTGCCCCTCAGCAGAGGACGTGAATGACGTATCTTCTTTGTGTCGTCCTCCTTCCCTCCTGCCTGATAAAGATGTGAAGCCTGAAAGATCGATACAGAAGCCACAGATTCAAG AACTACAAAGTACTGAAGAGGACAGCCAGGACGAAAGCCCTGTGGAAAGTGGTCCTATTAGAG AGACAAAAGCATATCAGTTACTTAAACAGTCAGCCATGCAGGAAAGGCTGCAGAGttctgaagaggaggaggagaagagtgTGTTTTCAG GAATAAATCATGGCCATGAAGAGGACCTGGGGAGGGCCAAATGCTCCTCACATCAAGACCCTTACCCTCG gATTAGGACCTCAAAAGCTTATTCTGCTCTACAATCAAAAG CTTTCTGGCAGGAATCAGATGACAGCGACTCAGAGATTGAAGCAGCCTTACGTCCTCCTACTtag